In one window of Escherichia coli DSM 30083 = JCM 1649 = ATCC 11775 DNA:
- a CDS encoding IclR family transcriptional regulator translates to MAETSSTTAGAQTLLRGLAVLNAVYNGCHDLKSIGEFTGTTRSTTHRLVTVLVEQRYLRHVPTQGYQLGAKLIEFGARALESTSLYEIAQPVLQRLARYTLDTVHLGIVEGDEVLYLEKINSQRGLEMRSRPGHRMPLAITGIGKALILNRTEEEWRTLFKTCGDETKLGAFIQNMRRYAASGFAFDLEENEPTIRCVAAPVYNARDEIVAAISVASTTTYMSLARLEELAPYVKSCAEEISAELGWGKHVRKDK, encoded by the coding sequence ATGGCAGAAACCTCTTCAACCACCGCAGGCGCACAAACGTTATTACGTGGACTGGCGGTTCTTAATGCTGTTTATAACGGCTGCCATGACCTAAAAAGTATCGGCGAGTTCACCGGCACGACCCGGAGCACAACCCATCGTTTAGTCACCGTTCTGGTGGAACAACGCTACCTGCGCCATGTCCCAACGCAGGGCTACCAACTGGGTGCCAAACTGATCGAATTCGGTGCCAGAGCACTGGAAAGCACCTCGCTGTACGAAATTGCCCAGCCCGTTTTGCAACGCCTTGCCCGTTACACCCTGGACACCGTGCATCTGGGGATCGTTGAAGGCGACGAAGTGCTGTATCTGGAGAAGATCAACAGTCAGCGCGGGCTGGAAATGCGCTCACGCCCAGGCCATCGCATGCCACTGGCAATCACCGGCATCGGCAAGGCATTGATCCTCAACCGAACAGAAGAAGAGTGGCGCACGCTGTTTAAGACCTGTGGTGATGAAACAAAACTGGGCGCATTTATTCAGAACATGCGTCGTTATGCCGCCAGTGGTTTTGCTTTTGATCTGGAAGAGAACGAGCCGACTATCCGTTGCGTTGCAGCGCCGGTTTACAACGCCCGGGATGAAATTGTGGCGGCTATTTCTGTCGCCAGTACCACCACGTATATGTCGCTGGCGCGTCTGGAAGAACTGGCACCTTACGTCAAATCCTGTGCAGAAGAGATATCCGCTGAACTGGGCTGGGGTAAGCACGTCCGCAAAGATAAATAA
- a CDS encoding 2-dehydro-3-deoxygalactonokinase, producing the protein MPGAPSFIALDWGTSSLRAWRFGESPNPQEKREFPWGIMKLPSQAATREDTFHDTFLRVCSDWLAQTPCPVLACGMLGSAQGWQPAAYLPCPVTLEGLAKQLTPVIHQQQTMLHIIPGVIKEGEMPEVMRGEETQIFGAISMEPALQNAIHQGMPVLIGLPGTHAKWAVVENNTITDFRTFMTGELFDVLSRHSILGATMHPGDEPHWDAFTHGLTAAQEHHQTGLLSTLFSTRSRLLTSNLTSSSQGDYLSGLLIGHELCGLASSLLRDLPATTPIALIGSANLNSRYSQAFSHVFPDRQIHAIPNATEQGLWRIAHAAGLLSTNARECTHAI; encoded by the coding sequence ATGCCGGGAGCACCCTCATTTATTGCCCTGGACTGGGGAACGTCATCGCTTCGGGCATGGCGTTTTGGCGAATCACCAAATCCACAAGAAAAACGTGAATTCCCCTGGGGGATCATGAAATTACCCTCCCAGGCAGCAACACGTGAGGACACTTTCCACGATACGTTTTTACGTGTCTGCAGCGACTGGCTGGCACAAACCCCATGCCCGGTACTGGCTTGCGGCATGCTCGGCAGTGCGCAAGGGTGGCAACCAGCAGCTTATTTACCTTGCCCGGTCACTCTCGAGGGTCTGGCGAAGCAGTTGACGCCTGTTATCCACCAGCAGCAGACAATGCTGCACATCATTCCTGGCGTGATTAAAGAAGGTGAAATGCCCGAAGTGATGCGTGGCGAAGAGACACAAATCTTCGGTGCTATCTCGATGGAACCGGCCCTGCAAAACGCAATCCATCAGGGTATGCCAGTGCTGATAGGCTTACCCGGCACACATGCGAAATGGGCAGTAGTTGAAAACAACACCATTACCGATTTCCGAACCTTTATGACGGGCGAGTTATTTGATGTTTTATCCCGCCATTCGATTCTCGGTGCCACCATGCATCCTGGAGATGAACCGCACTGGGATGCCTTCACCCACGGGCTGACAGCAGCACAAGAGCATCATCAGACCGGATTATTATCGACGCTGTTTTCGACCCGTTCGCGCCTGCTGACCAGTAATCTTACGTCGTCCTCGCAGGGGGATTACCTTTCCGGATTACTGATAGGCCATGAATTATGTGGTCTGGCATCCAGTTTGCTACGTGATTTACCCGCCACAACACCGATCGCCTTAATCGGTAGCGCAAATCTGAACAGCCGCTATTCACAAGCATTCAGCCACGTTTTTCCCGACAGACAGATACACGCCATTCCCAATGCCACTGAACAGGGATTATGGCGAATCGCCCACGCTGCCGGGTTACTGTCCACCAACGCCAGGGAATGTACCCATGCCATTTAA
- a CDS encoding 2-dehydro-3-deoxy-6-phosphogalactonate aldolase, which yields MPFNTLLQKTGLVAILRGVKPDEIVAIGEKLYAAGFRLIEIPMNSPEALQSISLLRDALPKDCLVGAGTVLSVEQVVAVKEAGGQIIVMPHCDTAVIRRARALGMYCAPGVATPTEAFAAIEHGANAIKLFPAEQITPEVTKAWRAVIPQSVPMLPVGGITPETMARYLSHGANGFGLGSALYRPGMTPEQVYENAVLFMNAWNNLNSN from the coding sequence ATGCCATTTAATACGCTTTTGCAAAAAACCGGGTTAGTCGCCATTTTACGCGGTGTGAAACCGGATGAGATTGTCGCCATCGGTGAAAAACTGTACGCCGCCGGATTCCGCCTGATTGAGATTCCTATGAACTCGCCGGAGGCGTTGCAAAGTATCAGTTTACTGCGCGACGCCCTGCCTAAGGACTGCCTGGTCGGAGCCGGAACTGTGCTTTCGGTAGAGCAGGTGGTTGCGGTTAAAGAGGCTGGGGGCCAGATTATCGTGATGCCGCATTGCGATACTGCGGTGATCCGTCGCGCCCGTGCGCTGGGTATGTATTGTGCGCCTGGCGTCGCCACGCCCACCGAAGCCTTTGCTGCCATTGAACATGGTGCTAATGCCATCAAGCTGTTCCCGGCTGAACAAATTACGCCAGAAGTTACCAAAGCCTGGCGTGCGGTTATTCCACAATCCGTTCCGATGTTACCGGTTGGCGGTATCACACCGGAAACCATGGCGCGTTATCTGAGCCACGGCGCAAACGGCTTTGGCCTCGGTTCTGCGCTATATCGCCCCGGCATGACGCCAGAGCAAGTCTATGAAAATGCAGTACTGTTTATGAACGCATGGAACAATTTAAATAGCAACTAA
- a CDS encoding Bug family tripartite tricarboxylate transporter substrate binding protein → MIKHLTLPKKMAAMVLLAGAALSIAPVQAASYPTKQIELVVPYAAGGGTDLVARAFADAAKNHLPVSIGVINKPGGGGAIGLSEIAAARPNGYKIGLGTVELTTLPSLGMVRFKTSDFKPIARLNADPAAITVRADAPWNSYEEFMTYAKANPGKVRIGNSGTGAIWHLAAAALEDKTGAKFSHVPYDGAAPAITGLLGGHIEAVSVSPGEVINHVNGGKLKTLVVMADERMKTMPDVPTLKEKGVDLSIGTWRGLIVSQKTQQDVVDVLAKAAKETAEEPAFQDALQKLNLNYAWLDAASFQTQISEQEKYFDELLTRLGLKK, encoded by the coding sequence ATGATAAAACATCTTACCTTACCGAAAAAAATGGCTGCAATGGTACTTCTTGCAGGCGCTGCCCTCAGCATTGCGCCTGTACAGGCAGCCTCCTACCCAACCAAACAGATCGAGTTAGTCGTTCCCTACGCTGCCGGAGGCGGTACGGATCTGGTTGCCCGTGCCTTTGCTGATGCCGCCAAAAACCATTTACCCGTCAGCATCGGGGTTATCAATAAACCTGGCGGAGGCGGTGCTATCGGCCTGAGTGAAATCGCCGCTGCCCGCCCTAACGGTTACAAAATTGGTTTAGGCACGGTTGAACTAACCACCCTTCCCAGCCTCGGAATGGTGCGTTTTAAAACCAGCGACTTTAAACCCATTGCCCGTCTGAATGCGGATCCGGCTGCTATCACAGTCCGTGCCGATGCGCCGTGGAATAGCTATGAAGAATTTATGACTTACGCCAAAGCGAATCCCGGAAAAGTACGCATTGGTAACTCAGGCACCGGAGCTATCTGGCATCTGGCGGCAGCTGCACTGGAAGACAAAACGGGCGCAAAGTTTTCTCATGTCCCGTATGACGGCGCAGCCCCTGCCATTACAGGCCTGTTAGGTGGGCACATTGAAGCGGTTTCCGTAAGCCCAGGAGAAGTTATCAACCATGTGAATGGCGGCAAGCTGAAGACACTGGTAGTGATGGCGGATGAGCGAATGAAAACCATGCCTGACGTCCCGACGTTAAAAGAGAAAGGCGTTGATCTCTCCATCGGCACCTGGCGCGGCCTGATTGTGTCGCAAAAAACGCAGCAGGATGTGGTGGATGTTCTGGCAAAGGCAGCAAAAGAGACGGCTGAAGAGCCTGCATTCCAGGATGCACTGCAAAAGTTGAATCTCAACTATGCATGGCTTGACGCTGCCAGCTTCCAGACCCAAATCAGCGAACAGGAAAAGTACTTTGACGAGTTGCTGACTCGCCTGGGCCTGAAAAAATAA
- a CDS encoding tripartite tricarboxylate transporter TctB family protein, with protein MNTKQSVAQLAVPHRKRLSSTMVVALLLCVVAGAVMINAADFPATAIETDPGASAFPTFYACALIVLAVLLVIRDLLQAKPASCANAQEKPAFRKTATGIAATAFYIVAMSYCGYLITTPVFLIVIMTLMGYRRWVLTPGIALLLTAILWLLFVEALQVPLPVGTFFE; from the coding sequence ATGAACACAAAACAGTCTGTTGCTCAACTCGCCGTACCGCACCGCAAGCGCCTTTCATCAACGATGGTGGTGGCGCTGTTACTTTGTGTGGTTGCTGGCGCGGTGATGATTAATGCCGCTGATTTTCCAGCAACTGCCATTGAAACGGATCCCGGTGCAAGTGCCTTCCCTACCTTCTATGCCTGTGCCCTGATTGTGCTCGCTGTCTTGCTGGTGATACGCGATCTTTTGCAGGCAAAACCAGCCTCTTGCGCCAACGCACAGGAAAAACCGGCATTCAGGAAAACAGCAACAGGAATTGCGGCAACCGCGTTTTATATTGTGGCGATGAGCTACTGCGGTTATCTCATTACTACTCCTGTTTTCCTCATCGTCATTATGACGTTGATGGGCTACAGGCGATGGGTACTCACACCGGGTATTGCGCTGCTGTTAACGGCAATCCTCTGGTTGCTGTTTGTCGAAGCGTTACAGGTGCCATTGCCTGTCGGCACATTTTTCGAATAA
- a CDS encoding tripartite tricarboxylate transporter permease has protein sequence MFESELLTQGFSTLLNNPQALLFATFGVMLGIVIGALPGLTATMGVAILLPFTYGMEPVSGLLMICGVFFGGVYGGSITAILLKIPGTPAAAATAIDGYELTKQGKAGLALSAATFSSFSGGTLSIIVLMFLSPVLASWALKFSASESFALATFGLSIIASISGESLIKGLIAGVGGLLIATIGLDPMGGFPRFTGGFVELMNVPFIPVMIGLFAASEAFRSMEQNQQIRRGAKVAIGSLLLPWQTLRRIALTILRSSGLGVFIGMIPGAGADIAAFVAYNETRRFSKTPENFGKGEIKAVASCEAGANGCTGGALLPMLTLGIPGDAVTAIMLGALTLQGMQPGPLMFTDHGDMVYTLFVGMIFCYFMLLVLGLLSLKVIGNVVKIPGNILTPMILALCVVGTYALNNSLFDVGIMLIAGVVGYFMQKGGYPASPVVLALIMGPMAESNFRRALSLSGGSLDFLYTRPITLALLTLAAFTLLTPIIRKIMRLRRQ, from the coding sequence ATGTTTGAAAGTGAACTTTTAACTCAGGGTTTTTCGACATTACTCAATAATCCTCAGGCGCTGCTGTTTGCCACTTTTGGGGTGATGCTGGGTATTGTGATTGGCGCTTTGCCTGGTCTGACAGCGACCATGGGTGTGGCGATTTTGCTGCCTTTCACCTACGGCATGGAGCCTGTTTCTGGATTGTTGATGATTTGCGGCGTCTTTTTTGGTGGCGTCTACGGTGGTTCTATCACCGCAATTTTGCTCAAAATTCCCGGAACACCTGCCGCCGCAGCCACCGCTATTGATGGTTATGAGCTGACGAAACAGGGAAAAGCAGGGCTGGCATTGAGTGCCGCCACGTTCTCTTCCTTTAGTGGCGGAACGCTCAGCATTATCGTGCTGATGTTTCTCTCTCCGGTACTTGCCAGTTGGGCGCTGAAATTTAGTGCCTCGGAGTCCTTCGCCCTGGCAACCTTCGGACTGAGCATTATTGCCAGTATTTCCGGTGAGTCGCTGATTAAGGGGCTGATTGCCGGGGTTGGCGGATTGCTGATCGCAACGATAGGCCTTGATCCAATGGGCGGTTTTCCACGGTTTACAGGTGGATTTGTGGAGCTGATGAATGTGCCATTTATCCCGGTGATGATTGGTTTATTTGCTGCTTCAGAAGCATTCCGCTCTATGGAGCAAAACCAGCAAATTCGTCGGGGCGCGAAGGTGGCTATCGGCAGTCTGTTACTGCCCTGGCAAACACTACGCCGCATCGCATTAACCATTTTGCGCTCATCAGGATTAGGGGTTTTTATCGGCATGATCCCCGGTGCGGGGGCGGATATTGCAGCTTTTGTTGCCTATAACGAAACTCGTCGTTTCAGTAAGACACCAGAAAACTTTGGTAAGGGTGAAATTAAAGCTGTGGCCTCCTGTGAGGCAGGCGCGAATGGCTGCACCGGTGGCGCATTGTTACCTATGCTGACGCTGGGGATCCCTGGCGATGCGGTAACCGCCATCATGCTGGGCGCGTTAACGTTACAGGGAATGCAACCAGGCCCGCTGATGTTTACCGACCACGGTGATATGGTTTATACGCTGTTTGTCGGCATGATCTTCTGTTACTTCATGCTACTAGTTCTTGGACTGCTCTCTTTGAAAGTCATCGGTAATGTGGTGAAAATTCCCGGCAATATTCTCACACCGATGATCCTCGCACTTTGTGTGGTCGGGACTTATGCACTGAACAACAGCCTGTTTGATGTCGGCATTATGTTGATTGCGGGCGTAGTGGGCTATTTCATGCAGAAAGGGGGATATCCGGCGTCGCCAGTGGTCCTGGCATTGATTATGGGGCCAATGGCGGAAAGTAATTTTCGCCGTGCGCTGTCGCTTTCAGGGGGTTCACTCGACTTTCTGTATACCCGACCGATCACTCTGGCATTGCTGACTCTGGCCGCCTTTACGCTACTGACGCCAATAATCCGCAAAATAATGCGTTTACGGCGTCAATAA
- the udp gene encoding uridine phosphorylase, whose translation MSKSDVFHLGLTKNDLQGATLAIVPGDPDRVEKIAALMDKPVKLASHREFTTWRAELDGKPVIVCSTGIGGPSTSIAVEELAQLGIRTFLRIGTTGAIQPHINVGDVLVTTASVRLDGASLHFAPLEFPAVADFECTTALVEAAKSIGATTHVGVTASSDTFYPGQERYDTYSGRVVRHFKGSMEEWQAMGVMNYEMESATLLTMCASQGLRAGMVAGVIVNRTQQEIPNAETMKQTESHAVKIVVEAARRLLK comes from the coding sequence ATGTCCAAGTCTGATGTTTTTCATCTCGGCCTCACTAAAAACGATTTACAAGGGGCTACGCTTGCCATCGTCCCTGGCGACCCGGATCGTGTGGAAAAGATCGCCGCGCTGATGGATAAGCCGGTTAAGCTGGCATCTCACCGCGAATTCACCACCTGGCGTGCAGAGCTGGATGGTAAACCTGTTATCGTCTGCTCTACCGGTATCGGCGGCCCGTCTACCTCTATTGCTGTTGAAGAGCTGGCACAGCTGGGCATTCGCACCTTCCTGCGTATCGGTACAACGGGCGCTATTCAGCCGCATATTAATGTGGGTGATGTCCTGGTTACCACGGCGTCTGTTCGTCTGGATGGCGCGAGCCTGCACTTCGCACCGCTGGAATTCCCGGCTGTCGCTGATTTCGAATGTACGACTGCGCTGGTTGAAGCTGCGAAATCCATTGGCGCGACGACTCACGTTGGCGTGACAGCTTCTTCTGATACCTTCTACCCAGGTCAGGAACGTTACGATACTTACTCTGGTCGCGTAGTTCGTCACTTTAAAGGTTCTATGGAAGAGTGGCAGGCGATGGGCGTAATGAACTATGAAATGGAATCTGCAACCCTGCTGACCATGTGTGCAAGTCAGGGCCTGCGTGCCGGTATGGTAGCGGGGGTTATCGTTAACCGCACCCAGCAAGAGATCCCGAATGCTGAGACGATGAAACAAACCGAAAGCCATGCGGTGAAAATCGTGGTGGAAGCGGCGCGTCGTCTGCTGAAATAA
- the ysgA gene encoding dienelactone hydrolase family protein: MATTQQSGFAPAASPLASTIVQTPDDAIVAGFTSIPSQGDNMPAYHARPKQSDGPLPVVIVVQEIFGVHEHIRDICRRLALEGYLAIAPELYFREGDPNDFADIPTLLSGLVAKVPDSQVLADLDHVASWASRNGGDVHRLMITGFCWGGRITWLYAAHNPQLKAAVAWYGKLTGDKSLNSPKQPVDIATDLNAPVLGLYGGQDNSIPQESVETMRQALRAANAKAEIIVYPDAGHAFNADYRPSYHAESAKDGWQRMLEWFTQYGVKK; encoded by the coding sequence ATGGCAACAACACAACAATCTGGATTTGCACCTGCTGCATCGCCTCTCGCTTCGACCATCGTTCAGACTCCGGACGACGCGATTGTGGCGGGCTTCACCTCTATCCCTTCACAAGGGGATAACATGCCTGCTTACCATGCCAGACCAAAGCAAAGCGATGGCCCACTGCCAGTGGTCATTGTAGTGCAGGAAATTTTTGGCGTGCATGAACATATCCGCGACATTTGTCGCCGTCTGGCGCTGGAGGGGTATCTGGCTATCGCACCTGAACTTTACTTCCGCGAAGGCGATCCGAATGATTTTGCCGATATCCCCACGTTGCTTAGCGGTCTGGTAGCAAAAGTGCCTGACTCGCAGGTGCTGGCCGATCTCGATCATGTCGCCAGTTGGGCTTCCCGCAACGGCGGCGATGTTCATCGTTTAATGATCACCGGATTCTGCTGGGGTGGACGTATCACCTGGCTGTATGCCGCGCATAATCCACAGCTAAAAGCCGCAGTGGCGTGGTACGGCAAACTGACGGGCGATAAGTCGCTGAATTCACCGAAACAACCTGTTGATATCGCAACCGATCTTAACGCTCCGGTTCTCGGCTTATATGGCGGCCAGGATAACAGCATTCCGCAAGAGAGCGTGGAAACGATGCGCCAGGCGCTGCGGGCAGCAAACGCGAAAGCAGAGATTATCGTGTACCCGGATGCAGGGCATGCGTTCAACGCCGATTATCGTCCGAGCTATCATGCCGAATCTGCGAAAGACGGCTGGCAGCGAATGTTGGAATGGTTTACACAGTATGGTGTTAAAAAGTAA
- a CDS encoding cysteine hydrolase family protein, with translation MTQSIFQAQPFELPFDPRTTALVMIDMQRDFVEAGGFGEALGNDVSLVRTAIAPCTEVLAAARQKGIMVIHTREGHRADLSDCPPAKLTRGGKTFIGEPGPMGRILVRGEAGHDIIPELYPVAGEPVIDKPGKGAFYQTDLHLILQNHGIKTLIVCGVTTEVCVTTTVREANDRGYECIIPEDCVGSYFPEFQKYALEMIKAQGAIFGWVTDSKAIIAGLEG, from the coding sequence ATGACGCAATCCATTTTTCAGGCTCAACCCTTTGAATTACCTTTTGATCCGCGCACAACTGCACTGGTCATGATCGACATGCAGCGTGACTTTGTCGAAGCAGGGGGCTTCGGTGAGGCTCTGGGCAATGATGTTTCACTGGTACGCACGGCTATCGCACCATGTACAGAGGTGCTGGCAGCCGCACGTCAAAAAGGAATTATGGTTATTCATACTCGTGAAGGCCATCGTGCAGACTTAAGCGACTGCCCGCCAGCCAAACTGACGCGCGGCGGAAAAACCTTTATTGGTGAACCAGGACCGATGGGACGCATTCTGGTCAGAGGTGAAGCAGGTCATGACATCATTCCTGAACTGTACCCGGTGGCAGGCGAACCGGTGATTGATAAGCCTGGCAAAGGCGCGTTTTATCAAACCGACTTACATCTGATTTTGCAAAACCACGGTATCAAGACGCTGATAGTTTGTGGTGTAACAACCGAAGTTTGCGTAACCACCACCGTGCGCGAAGCAAATGATCGTGGCTATGAATGCATTATCCCGGAAGATTGTGTCGGCTCCTATTTCCCGGAATTCCAGAAATACGCCCTCGAGATGATCAAAGCACAAGGTGCCATTTTCGGTTGGGTTACTGATTCCAAAGCCATTATTGCAGGTCTGGAAGGCTAA
- a CDS encoding DUF2877 domain-containing protein has protein sequence MVQVTLCASSLGYLFPQNETQDLRLHSAFKHAVNLYSDAGTFITLLCAQTYLNLPDAARVWLPECWDWRREIAHSDPIQLTQGLLRTPRFCVALENATLWQSPFVGRMLTLEAFPLVFQHYPTMASQRLLFCLEHNVQSTLHLPDSLTHQGLAIMEHPDALERQVPQLIGFGKGLTPDGDDYLLGYLAALWLWQLPAPLADHQYRLQQAIDQHAHNTTDISRHYLERALQGHFSEPICQLLAQLVGSASAMTIASCAEQVMQFGATSGVDCLAGMLHGFRTLNTMN, from the coding sequence ATGGTACAGGTTACGCTTTGCGCATCGTCGTTGGGATATCTTTTCCCGCAGAATGAAACGCAAGATTTACGTCTACATAGCGCTTTTAAACATGCGGTAAATCTGTATTCAGACGCGGGAACATTCATCACTCTGTTGTGTGCGCAAACGTATCTGAATCTCCCTGATGCTGCCAGAGTCTGGCTACCTGAATGTTGGGACTGGCGAAGAGAGATTGCCCATTCAGATCCCATTCAGTTAACCCAAGGCTTACTGCGGACACCTCGATTTTGTGTGGCGCTCGAAAACGCAACGCTCTGGCAGTCGCCATTTGTGGGGAGAATGCTGACACTTGAGGCATTCCCTTTGGTTTTCCAGCACTACCCAACGATGGCATCGCAACGGCTTTTATTTTGTCTGGAACATAACGTTCAAAGCACATTGCACCTGCCGGATAGTCTCACGCACCAGGGATTAGCAATTATGGAGCATCCAGATGCGCTGGAACGCCAGGTGCCACAACTGATCGGCTTTGGTAAAGGCTTAACGCCCGATGGAGATGACTATTTGTTGGGCTATCTGGCAGCGCTCTGGTTATGGCAACTCCCTGCACCACTTGCCGATCATCAATACCGGTTGCAGCAGGCAATTGATCAACATGCGCACAACACCACGGATATCAGTCGTCATTATCTGGAGCGTGCGCTTCAGGGACATTTTTCAGAACCGATTTGCCAGTTACTCGCACAACTGGTTGGGAGCGCATCGGCAATGACAATCGCATCCTGTGCAGAACAGGTCATGCAATTTGGCGCAACGTCAGGAGTAGATTGCCTTGCAGGAATGCTGCATGGCTTTCGAACCCTGAACACCATGAATTGA
- the fdrA gene encoding acyl-CoA synthetase FdrA, with product MKVKYKVFSNLYQDSVSLMQISAQISKLPGIQQASVVMGTPNNLEQLRDAGLGNEINASPNDLVIAVMGEEDICNEALVLAQQRLTSKPDDETDSGIKTPEKVSLEMALEAEPEANLALISVPGDYAAAEAIKALNLGMNVMMFSDNVSIGQEKSIKTLARERQRIVMGPDCGTAIVNGIPLGFANVVKRGAIGVIGASGTGLQEVTCRIDQLGAGISQALGTGGHDLSEEIGGISMLFALDALAQDDETRVIVLISKPPSPIVAQTILERAEACGKPVVVNFLGANPHDLARPNITAATTLASAANIAVALLNAQPLPAVETEISCADLTMLQNACQRLPAHRQAIRGVFAGGTFCYEAQLICQQKGFSAASNTPVAGNRALANIWQSEDHTLIDMGDDDFTRGKPHPMIDPTLRNQRLLNELNDSHTAVVLFDLVLGYGASTAPASELLDQLSHIDMNNAPLLIAHVCGTEADPQIRSQQIRALQNAGVIIASSNAQAALWASTVAQTQLQKKGLNA from the coding sequence ATGAAAGTTAAATATAAAGTTTTCAGTAATCTTTATCAGGACTCAGTTTCTCTGATGCAGATTTCCGCGCAAATCAGCAAGTTGCCCGGTATTCAACAGGCCTCGGTCGTCATGGGAACGCCCAATAATCTCGAACAATTGCGCGATGCGGGTCTGGGTAACGAAATCAACGCCAGTCCCAATGATTTAGTGATTGCAGTCATGGGTGAAGAAGATATTTGCAATGAAGCACTGGTACTGGCCCAGCAACGTCTGACCAGCAAACCCGATGATGAAACGGATAGTGGCATTAAAACACCGGAAAAGGTCAGCCTGGAAATGGCACTGGAAGCCGAACCCGAAGCCAACCTGGCACTCATTTCTGTACCGGGAGACTACGCCGCCGCCGAAGCAATTAAAGCGTTAAACCTCGGAATGAACGTGATGATGTTCAGCGATAACGTCAGTATCGGGCAGGAAAAATCTATCAAAACGCTTGCCCGAGAACGTCAGCGCATCGTAATGGGACCTGACTGTGGAACCGCCATTGTTAACGGCATTCCGTTAGGCTTCGCTAATGTGGTGAAACGCGGAGCAATTGGTGTTATTGGCGCGTCAGGCACCGGGCTACAGGAAGTGACTTGCCGAATCGACCAGCTCGGAGCGGGTATTTCTCAGGCGTTGGGAACCGGTGGGCATGATCTCAGTGAAGAGATTGGTGGAATATCGATGCTCTTCGCTTTAGATGCGCTGGCGCAAGACGATGAAACTCGCGTGATTGTGCTGATTTCAAAACCGCCTTCACCGATCGTTGCCCAGACTATTCTGGAGCGCGCCGAGGCTTGTGGAAAACCCGTGGTGGTGAATTTCCTCGGTGCGAATCCGCATGATCTGGCACGTCCCAATATCACCGCGGCCACCACACTTGCCAGCGCCGCAAATATCGCCGTAGCGTTACTGAATGCTCAGCCACTTCCGGCTGTCGAGACCGAGATTTCCTGCGCCGATCTCACAATGTTACAAAACGCCTGTCAGCGCCTGCCAGCCCATCGCCAGGCGATACGCGGTGTTTTCGCCGGAGGAACCTTCTGCTACGAAGCGCAACTTATCTGCCAACAAAAGGGATTCAGCGCAGCTTCCAATACGCCAGTTGCGGGTAATCGTGCTCTGGCAAATATCTGGCAAAGCGAAGATCACACGTTGATCGATATGGGCGACGATGATTTCACCCGTGGCAAACCGCATCCAATGATCGACCCGACTCTGCGCAATCAACGTCTGCTCAACGAACTCAACGACTCACACACTGCCGTCGTGTTATTCGACCTGGTACTTGGTTATGGCGCTTCCACGGCGCCTGCCAGCGAATTACTGGACCAACTTTCACACATCGACATGAATAACGCACCGTTGCTGATTGCGCACGTTTGCGGAACGGAAGCTGATCCGCAAATACGCAGTCAGCAGATAAGAGCACTACAAAATGCAGGGGTCATCATCGCCAGCAGCAATGCACAGGCGGCGCTATGGGCCAGCACCGTTGCACAGACTCAGTTGCAGAAAAAGGGGCTAAACGCATGA